One Corynebacterium aurimucosum genomic window, CACCCAGTGCAGGCACGATAACCGGCATAGTCTCAACGCCTAAATGCTCCATCAAGCGACCACGTTCGCCACCCTGATCAAGGAAAGAACGGAACAGCTGCGCAACCGCCATCCGAGCACGATAGTGCTGCTTCTGCTTCGCATTCATTGTTTTCCTTCCTCCCATCGTTCTAGATAGTCAAACGGGTCATACACCATCTGATAGTAGTGCTTTTTAAAAGTTCCGTTCACGACACGTCGAGATTCTTCCTCTCGGCTACCCCCAAAAAGTTCCTCGTGAACTTGTTCTTCACAGTCATCAGTGTCAATGAAATATTGATGGCTGTGGACAGTGCTATGCCACGTGTCTGTGCGCCTCACCTGTTCAAAATTAGCTTGCTCACCCTTAAGCTTCTTACATCGACTATATGCGGCGTGCACGGGGGTGACATTGAGCATAAGGGCGTATTGCTCCACCACGTTATCGTGACCACGCCATTCCCGAATGTGCAGCACGGTTCCGAATTCAGCCATATCTACACAATCTTCAATGATCTCGGCTTGCTCATCGGGGTCCGGGTAAGGCACCACTGGGTCCGGCAATATGCTCATGTCTGCTAGACGATAGTTCTTCTTATTAATGTTGGGCGGCACATCTAAATCATAGTTGGGCTAGTACCGCACACTAAACTCCCACCTTCACATCACCAAACCCCCAGCTCATGCAGCCACGAGGCGATTATAGGACGCGACGGGGTGTAATCTGCACGAACGGTGTCGAACGAGAAGTATTAGATCGACCAAGGTCCATAATCTAAGCCTTGCTCCATTAGCTGCTGACTGGCATGGACGACTGCGATTTTGTCCTTTCCTCCCAATCAGCTGCCGCCTACTGGGTTGAAACACTGCCAGACAGAGTCGGAGCCGATTCGCTCGTAAGCCACCTCAACAACGGCCACCGAATCCATATCGGAGACTTCGACATGCGCCAAGGCACCGCCCCAACCACCCCAGACGACTAAGACCAACGGTCCGGGCCGACACGCCCCTCGGCCCGGTACCAACTACCCGGAACACGACAGTACCGAGTCCCCAGAACACCGGTCCCCAAAAACTCGCATCTGACAACAGTGCCCGGAATCTCTGCGCATATCACCGACTTGGTACTATCGTGCTTTTGCCTGATTCTCCTGATACATCGCGCTCACACGCACGTCTCCCGCAGGGTGCGTCCCTCAGGAACTGGCTCGACCCATCCAATGCTCTAGACAAAGCGAAACTGGCATCTCAGAACAAAAAGAAACTGAGATGCCGGTTTGTCAACGATGTCGCGATTCACCTGTCAAGCATGTCGCGACTCATGAGACGGTGTCGGTTTATTGACCTGACCTCGGTAGAGGTCAGGAACGTAGGGGAGGAATCCCCTCAAAAATCCGGAAGAATCCCCTCAGGGGCTGTAGGTGGTTGGCTCGGGCCATGCGAAAGGGTAGAATAGTACTTACGTTCGACATTTCTGCTGGTTGGTTTAGGGTCGTACGTAAGCTCATTCCAAGGATTCAGTGACAACGAGGGGTTCGATTTGAGTGATACCGCTACCGCTATGTTCGACGATCATCCCTTGTGGGCGGAGCTGGGGGACATCGATGAGTGGTTGTCAGAGCTAAGCAAGACCTTCGATCCCTCATACGCAGGGTTGCCCGGTCTGGCTAGCGGCATTATCAGGAGGATTGAGCTGGTCGTCAATGTTACGAGGCTCTATCTGGGCATGGTGACCAAGGAACTGGCCAGTCGCCCTCTCCTTGATGAGCTGAAGACGGCCTTAAACTCCATCTTGGTCCAGCTGCAGTCGATCAAGTGGGACGACGAAGCTGATTATGACGAAGAACTCGCTAAGGCGAACACGGCCGCAGACGATCTGCTCTCCACCCTTCACAGATTGGGATTTCGGCCGGTTCAATTTCTGGAACAGCAGCAGGAGGCTGACGCGAATGAGCGTGAGCGGGTCGTTGGATTTCTCGACAGGAGTCAGGCAGCTGTCGAGCGGCTGGAGAGTGAAGGGGAGCGCCTCGCCGCTGCGATTGCGGAGAACAAGCAGACCGCAGAGAAAGATCTCAACGAACTGCGTCAGCAAATCAACGAGGTGGCTGACAGGTTCGAGAAGGAAATCAACGACGGCGTTGAGGCCGGGAAGAAGCGTATCGACGATCAGATCACGACACTTCAGAGCCAGTACAATTCTGAGATTGACAGGCAGAAGACGAGGGCGAACGACGAGCTCGACACGATGCTGGGTCACATTCGAACGCGAAAAGCAGAGCTCGATGATTTGATCGAGGACACACAGGCTGTCTCGGGATACGTGGCTGAAGATGCCATGGCACGGATGTTCAGGGAGCGGGCTGAAGAAGCTAAGCAACTGTGGCTTGGATTTACGATAGCAGCAGGAGTTGTCACGATCATCAGCGCGGTTTTGCTTTATTTTGCAGGCCGGACGGCCTTGGAAGACGTGGTTTCTAGCGCAGATGTTGTTCGTGGCATTCTGCGGGCGATCATTGGTGTGGGAGCAGGAGTTCTAGCCACATACCTCTTCCGACAGGCTTCGATTCAACAACGGAGTTTCCAAGACAGCCGTAGCGCGGAGGCTCGCATCGGCTCGCTGGATGCGTTTCTCGCTCGCTTCGAAGATGATGATGCGATGGAGATACGTCGCGGCGTTGGTCAGCGTGTGTACATTGACGGCCAGCTGGGGGAGGTCGCACGGGCCTGGCAGGCTTCCGTAACCACGAAGGAATCCACGGGAACCAAGAAAGATATTACCGACGGTGAAGAGAAGCCAGATGAAAACCTTGGAAGCTAGCTATCTGATGGCCGTGTGTGGATGTCATCTATCCTGTTCATATGACGACTTCTGGAAACCCTCGGGCAAGTCAGCGGATTGATCCGCATGCTTATGAAGCGCTCAAGCAAGCTATAGCGTATACGACGTATTACAAGAATGCGCAGCGTTCGCTGTTGCTTCGCCACCTCGGGGGCGAAGCTTTCGAAACTGCCGGTCTCCACTTGATCGATTTTAGCAGCGGATTCAAGATACAGAATGCCGACAAGGTCGTCGAGGCTCTGCAAGCGAAAGAAGATCGTCTGCGAGATACCATCATCGATCTGTTCTTATCTTTGTCGGAAATGGTTGAGTTTCCAGATATCGAAGGGTTAGAGGAGCCAAAAAGATCTGAGAATCTTAGAAGAGCGCAGCTGTCAGTCGAAGGCTTGACGAAGTTTACGCAACCATTTCAGCAAATGATGGAGAAAAGGGCCCGTATAGAAAAAGAACGGAGGCAGGAAGAGTCCCAGCGAGAAAGAAACCGCCTGTTCATGCTGCGGTTAGAGGATATGAAACAGCGTCTGCTAGATATGCATCAGACGGATAATCCGCAGCAACGGGGGAGAGATTTTGAAGACCTCATATATGACCTTTTCGATCTGCATGATCTTAATCCCGAGCGACCCTACAATCTTCCGGGTGAGCAAATAGATGGCTTTGTTCAAATAGATCGATTTGGATTTATTGTTGAAGTGAAATGGGAGCAAGAGAGAAGCGGCCGAGATATTGCAGATATTTTTCGGGCCAAGATAGAGCGCAGGAGCCGCGTCACGCAGGGACTTCTGATCACGCAGACCGGAATCGCCTCGACAACGTTGGACACCTACTCTGTGCAGAGTCCGTTTATGGTTGTTACGGGTATGGAAATATACAGTGTCCTCGACGGCCGAACTGATTTGAGAAGAATGCTAGAAACGAAGAAGGATCATCTGTCGCAAACCGGTTCCTGCTTTTACGACTACTTGAAGCAACACTAACTCCAGCAAAAATCTCACGTCACAAGTAGCTGTTCCTCAAATGTTGGCCGATAACAGATAGTATGTATAGCTAGTCTCACTAGCCCCATGGTTCCCACGTGGCGGGCATTCACAGCTTCGATTCGAGTTCCCAAGTGCGTCGATAGATTGGTCCGCCACCGGACCGACTAGCTACGTCGCGTGCGTCTTCTAGAGACGAGCAGGGTTCCGACCAGGTAGGGACCGGCAAACGTGCTCGCACGAAGACCCTGCGCGACAAGGCCCAGGCGACAACTGATTCCGAACGAATCCGCCAGCTAGAAAAAGAAAACGCGAAGCTGTGCGAAGACCGCGATATCCTGCGCAAGGCCGCGTGGGGTATCTATTCTTCCCACGGTGTGCGTTTCATCTTGCTTTACATTCCTCATTGAAGCATCATCGTGAATGGAGACCGGTCGCTAAACGGCGCAGCAGGTGACTTCATCCCTCTTTGCCGTTCGGGCTTCTTAAGCCTGACGATAGCCAGGACATCGCTGTCTTCGCCTCGGTTGCCTGCAACAGGCCACAGGTCCTGAACACTACCGGCTGACACACCCCTCTACCCCAAAACCAACGCCGTCTTCTCCGGCGGCACATCCTTCAGCTGCCGACTCTTGACGGCCCACGACGCCAGCCCCAGCACAACCCATACCACCAACGCGATGAGCGGAGCCGTTCCCAGCATGCCAGGCGAGCCCGGAACAAAGAGCAACGCCAAGAACCCAACGGAGAGGATGCACCCAGCCAGCGCGAAGTACTCATAAAACTTGTTCGGCGCAATCGCCTTGGACATCCCAGGAATCTGCCCGGTACGCGCAATCTTCCAAGCACAGAAGCAGGTATAGAAATACGCCACCGTGATGCCAGCACTGGACATATCGACGACCCACGTCAAAGCCGCGCGCCCAAACCACGGGGTAACCGGGCACACCGCGCACACCAAGAGAATCGCATTGCGTGGGGTGCGCTGCTTACCATTTAGCTCACCCAGCCGACTCGAGACTAGGTTGGCGCGGCCAAGAGTAAACAACACTCGGCTTGCCGCAGTGAAGAATCCGTTCAGCCCAGTAAGGACTCCGGCACTAACGGCAACAACCATAAGCACCAAACCGGCAGGCCCCATCACCTCGCTAATCGCTGCCGCGGGCGGCCATGCCTCCCCTTCATAAGCAT contains:
- a CDS encoding APC family permease, coding for MRGALSGQFQFFAVVIMIVAVVVIVASMVIYYVAKRPELAPAFSVDVPPAAAVATIIAFAPWAYVGFDSIPQLAGEFNFSPKKALGLLMWGVIAATLIYLAMMLATSIAVGTYHDAYEGEAWPPAAAISEVMGPAGLVLMVVAVSAGVLTGLNGFFTAASRVLFTLGRANLVSSRLGELNGKQRTPRNAILLVCAVCPVTPWFGRAALTWVVDMSSAGITVAYFYTCFCAWKIARTGQIPGMSKAIAPNKFYEYFALAGCILSVGFLALLFVPGSPGMLGTAPLIALVVWVVLGLASWAVKSRQLKDVPPEKTALVLG